One genomic region from Streptomyces sp. NBC_00582 encodes:
- a CDS encoding pectinesterase family protein, translated as MTSTTQGGLPRRSFLAAATAVSLAAAGGLVLAGAPSASATEPTTPDVNWVISSEPGDAFTGYRTTITRIREVGRAGQLPVPVATGARPVPAVAVTNAAGTDSYIRIDLRVEDRREVVRVFMRTSDFYIMGWRSGTAAAPTSSTVAWGDFFTLDPAVNLPNAVRGGPNGNVVTRFEELANYSDLAQQGATRNGLQLTPASLGNAVITLAGGQSATTRNAAQAILQIIVALAEGARFRNQARATATAFHDGQPFTVSSQHIAQHNNWGIMSQVFINAALTGVIILTAPLTIGGEVFLTTAAIAYVLMTAHHSNIDSWRRQLTTTSQTVLCIQPDGFGDYPTIQDAVNGVPSDGTSRIVYLDKGTYQETVVVPASKSNLVIKAMVGLNPEDVVITADRAHGMTNPATGQPYGTEGSAVLTVKAPGATVAGITIQNTFDPAKHPEIDAFSTQAVALAAEGDRQTFTQCRIIARQDTVLCKAPVPTGQYRQYFVACYVEGAIDFIFGNATAVFDRCNIAMQNWVGGTVLAPNTDYRQKYGILITGSEIFTNGVPENTMYLGRPWHNVAEAWPQAVVRDTKVHSGVNTDRPWTDMTPDYPWSWGRFKEYHNFAVSCSPIQCIGVSVGGSTNPQLTDSEAADYTAQKYLAGTDGWNPVFPGS; from the coding sequence GTGACGAGCACTACGCAGGGTGGACTCCCCAGAAGATCGTTTCTCGCCGCCGCGACGGCCGTCAGTCTCGCAGCAGCCGGCGGACTGGTACTCGCCGGCGCTCCCAGCGCCAGCGCCACCGAACCGACGACGCCGGACGTCAACTGGGTCATCAGCAGCGAGCCGGGAGATGCCTTCACCGGCTATCGCACCACGATCACCCGCATCAGGGAGGTGGGCAGAGCCGGCCAGCTTCCGGTCCCGGTGGCCACGGGTGCCCGCCCCGTTCCCGCCGTGGCTGTGACCAATGCCGCCGGAACCGACTCATACATCCGGATCGATCTGCGCGTGGAAGACCGGCGGGAAGTCGTCCGGGTGTTCATGCGCACTTCCGACTTCTACATCATGGGATGGCGGTCGGGGACCGCGGCCGCGCCCACCAGCAGTACCGTGGCCTGGGGCGACTTCTTCACGCTGGACCCCGCGGTGAATCTGCCGAACGCCGTTCGCGGCGGCCCCAACGGGAACGTGGTGACGCGGTTCGAGGAGCTGGCGAACTACAGCGACCTGGCGCAGCAGGGTGCCACCCGGAACGGGTTGCAGCTCACTCCCGCCAGCCTCGGCAACGCGGTGATCACCCTGGCCGGCGGGCAGTCAGCGACGACCAGGAACGCGGCGCAGGCGATCCTTCAGATCATCGTGGCGCTCGCCGAGGGTGCGCGATTCCGCAACCAGGCGCGCGCGACCGCGACGGCATTTCACGACGGCCAGCCCTTCACCGTGAGCTCGCAGCACATTGCGCAGCACAACAACTGGGGCATCATGAGCCAGGTCTTCATAAACGCGGCCCTCACGGGCGTGATCATCCTCACGGCTCCTCTCACGATCGGTGGCGAGGTCTTCTTGACCACCGCTGCCATCGCGTACGTCCTCATGACGGCCCACCACTCGAATATAGACTCCTGGCGCAGGCAACTCACTACAACAAGCCAGACCGTGCTGTGCATCCAGCCCGACGGCTTCGGCGACTACCCGACGATCCAGGACGCGGTCAACGGCGTCCCCTCCGACGGGACTTCGCGCATCGTCTACCTCGACAAGGGCACCTACCAGGAGACGGTCGTCGTGCCGGCCAGCAAGAGCAACCTGGTGATCAAGGCCATGGTGGGCCTCAATCCCGAGGACGTCGTCATCACCGCCGACCGGGCCCACGGGATGACCAACCCCGCGACGGGCCAGCCCTATGGCACCGAAGGCAGCGCCGTGCTCACCGTCAAGGCGCCAGGTGCCACGGTCGCCGGCATCACGATCCAGAACACGTTCGACCCGGCCAAGCACCCGGAGATCGACGCCTTCTCGACGCAGGCGGTCGCGCTGGCCGCCGAAGGCGACCGGCAGACCTTCACCCAGTGCCGAATCATCGCCCGTCAGGACACTGTCCTGTGCAAGGCGCCGGTTCCCACCGGCCAGTACCGGCAATACTTCGTCGCCTGCTACGTCGAGGGCGCGATCGACTTCATCTTCGGCAACGCCACCGCCGTCTTCGACCGGTGCAACATCGCCATGCAGAACTGGGTGGGCGGCACGGTGCTGGCGCCGAACACCGACTACCGCCAGAAGTACGGCATCCTGATCACCGGAAGCGAGATCTTCACCAACGGCGTGCCGGAGAACACCATGTACCTCGGCCGACCGTGGCACAACGTGGCCGAGGCCTGGCCCCAGGCCGTGGTCCGCGACACCAAGGTTCACTCAGGTGTCAACACCGACCGGCCCTGGACCGACATGACCCCCGACTACCCGTGGTCCTGGGGCCGGTTCAAGGAGTACCACAACTTCGCCGTCTCCTGTTCACCAATACAGTGCATCGGCGTCTCCGTGGGCGGCTCCACCAACCCGCAGCTCACCGACTCGGAGGCCGCCGACTACACCGCCCAGAAGTACCTGGCGGGCACCGACGGCTGGAACCCGGTTTTCCCTGGTTCCTGA